The following coding sequences lie in one Paracidovorax avenae genomic window:
- a CDS encoding DUF177 domain-containing protein has product MTKEFSPQRLDVKAFAQAGGHLSGHDSLLKYERLAQEAKGLHPDLLVDWTADGEVRTTHGIGGQVWLRLRVRAAFPMTCQRCLGPVDVPLEVDREFRFVADEATAEALDDESEEDLLALSREFNLRELIEDELLMALPLVPRHDECPSPVRMASSDEDFEEASADKPNPFAALASLKTGKPGG; this is encoded by the coding sequence ATGACCAAGGAATTCTCTCCCCAGCGCCTCGACGTCAAGGCATTCGCGCAGGCGGGCGGTCATCTGTCCGGCCACGATTCGCTCCTGAAATACGAGCGGCTGGCGCAGGAGGCCAAAGGGCTGCACCCTGACCTGCTCGTGGACTGGACGGCCGATGGCGAAGTGCGGACCACGCACGGCATCGGCGGCCAGGTATGGCTGCGCCTGCGTGTGCGCGCTGCTTTCCCCATGACCTGCCAGCGCTGCCTCGGGCCGGTGGACGTCCCCCTGGAGGTCGATCGCGAGTTCCGGTTCGTCGCCGACGAAGCGACCGCCGAGGCGCTCGACGACGAGAGCGAGGAAGACCTGCTGGCCCTGAGCCGCGAATTCAACCTGCGCGAACTGATCGAGGACGAACTCCTCATGGCGCTGCCGCTCGTGCCCCGGCACGACGAATGCCCTTCCCCCGTGCGGATGGCCTCCAGCGACGAGGATTTCGAGGAGGCCAGCGCGGACAAGCCGAATCCCTTCGCGGCGCTCGCATCCCTCAAGACCGGCAAGCCTGGGGGTTGA
- the rpmF gene encoding 50S ribosomal protein L32 — MAVQQNKKSPSKRGMHRSHNALNVPGIAVEPTTGETHLRHHISPNGFYRGRQVLKNKSEA; from the coding sequence ATGGCTGTTCAACAGAACAAAAAGTCCCCCTCCAAGCGCGGCATGCACCGTTCGCACAACGCCCTGAACGTGCCCGGCATCGCTGTCGAGCCCACCACCGGCGAAACCCACCTGCGCCACCACATCAGCCCCAACGGCTTCTACCGTGGCCGCCAGGTGCTGAAGAACAAGTCCGAAGCCTGA
- the plsX gene encoding phosphate acyltransferase PlsX: MITLAVDCMGGDHGPRVTLAACRQFLEHHPQARLLLVGQPESLGGFAHERAQIVPASEVVTMDDPVEVALRRKKDSSMRVAIQQVKDGAAQVAVSAGNTGALMAIARYLLKTLDGIDRPAIATQMPNARGGATTVLDLGANVDCSAEHLLQFAVMGAALVSALHEGTEEPAVGLLNIGEEVIKGNEVIKRTGELLRSAAESGDLNFYGNVEGNDIFKGTVDIVVCDGFVGNVALKASEGVASMIVGALKQEFKRGIFTKIAAVVAYPVLSALMRRMDHRRYNGAALLGLRGLVFKSHGSADILAFEQALIRAYDAARNNLLDRVRSRVAHAAPLLGPAAAQPSP; encoded by the coding sequence ATGATCACACTGGCTGTTGACTGCATGGGGGGCGATCACGGCCCCCGCGTCACGCTGGCGGCCTGCCGCCAATTCCTCGAACACCATCCGCAAGCGCGGCTGCTGCTGGTGGGCCAGCCCGAGAGCCTGGGCGGGTTCGCGCACGAGCGCGCGCAGATCGTCCCGGCCAGCGAGGTTGTCACGATGGACGATCCCGTGGAGGTGGCCCTGCGCCGCAAGAAGGACTCCTCCATGCGCGTGGCGATCCAGCAGGTGAAGGACGGCGCAGCCCAGGTCGCCGTGTCGGCGGGCAATACCGGCGCGCTGATGGCGATTGCGCGCTACCTCCTGAAGACCCTGGACGGCATCGACCGGCCCGCCATCGCCACCCAGATGCCCAATGCCCGGGGCGGTGCGACCACGGTGCTGGATCTTGGCGCCAACGTGGATTGCAGCGCCGAGCACCTGTTGCAGTTCGCCGTCATGGGCGCGGCCCTGGTGTCGGCACTGCACGAGGGCACGGAAGAACCCGCGGTCGGACTGCTCAACATTGGCGAAGAGGTCATCAAGGGCAACGAAGTCATCAAGCGCACCGGCGAGCTGCTGCGTTCCGCGGCCGAATCCGGCGACCTGAACTTCTATGGCAACGTGGAAGGCAATGACATCTTCAAGGGCACGGTGGACATCGTCGTGTGTGACGGTTTCGTGGGCAACGTGGCGCTCAAGGCCAGCGAGGGGGTCGCATCGATGATCGTCGGCGCGCTCAAGCAGGAGTTCAAGCGCGGCATCTTCACGAAAATCGCGGCAGTTGTGGCCTATCCGGTGCTATCTGCGCTGATGCGGCGCATGGACCACCGGCGCTACAACGGTGCGGCGCTGCTCGGGCTGCGGGGGCTTGTCTTCAAGAGCCACGGGTCGGCTGACATATTGGCGTTCGAGCAGGCTTTGATCCGCGCGTATGATGCGGCCCGCAACAACCTGCTCGATCGAGTCCGTTCGCGGGTTGCGCATGCCGCGCCCCTGCTGGGGCCCGCCGCCGCGCAGCCGTCGCCCTGA
- a CDS encoding beta-ketoacyl-ACP synthase III has protein sequence MSRYSRITGTGSNLPPRRLTNADLVAELAGRGVETSDQWIVERTGIRARHFAERDVCSSDLGLEAARQALDAAGVQPADIDLIIVATSTPDMVFPSTACILQNKLGANGCPAFDVQAVCSGFIYALTVADSMIRSGAARRALVVGAEVFSRLLDFNDRTTCVLFGDGAGAVVLEASETPGILASDLHADGRHVGILCVPGNVYGGEILGDPLLKMDGQAVFKLAVGVLDKAARAVLDKAGLKESDVDWLVPHQANIRIMQGTAKKLGLPMDKVVVTVDQHGNTSAASIPLALDHAVRSGQARPGQNLLLEGVGGGFTWGAVLLTL, from the coding sequence ATGAGCCGTTATTCCCGCATCACAGGCACCGGCAGCAACCTGCCCCCGCGCCGTCTGACCAATGCCGACCTCGTGGCCGAACTGGCCGGGCGGGGCGTTGAGACCTCGGACCAGTGGATCGTGGAGCGCACGGGCATCCGCGCCCGGCATTTCGCCGAGCGGGACGTGTGCAGCAGCGATCTGGGGCTGGAGGCAGCGCGGCAGGCGCTGGATGCCGCGGGCGTGCAGCCTGCGGACATCGACCTCATCATCGTCGCCACGTCCACGCCGGACATGGTCTTCCCTTCCACCGCGTGCATCCTCCAGAACAAGCTGGGCGCCAATGGCTGCCCTGCATTCGACGTGCAGGCAGTGTGCAGCGGCTTCATCTACGCGCTGACGGTGGCGGATTCCATGATCCGCTCGGGCGCGGCCCGCCGCGCCCTCGTCGTGGGCGCCGAAGTGTTCAGCCGGCTGCTCGATTTCAACGACCGCACCACCTGCGTGCTGTTCGGCGACGGTGCAGGTGCCGTGGTCCTGGAGGCCTCCGAGACGCCCGGAATCCTTGCGAGCGACCTGCATGCAGACGGCAGGCACGTCGGCATCCTGTGTGTGCCGGGCAACGTGTACGGCGGCGAGATCCTCGGCGATCCGCTGCTCAAGATGGACGGCCAGGCCGTTTTCAAGCTGGCCGTGGGCGTGCTCGACAAGGCGGCCCGCGCCGTGCTGGACAAGGCCGGCCTGAAGGAGTCGGACGTGGACTGGCTGGTTCCCCACCAGGCCAACATCCGCATCATGCAGGGCACGGCCAAAAAGCTGGGCCTGCCGATGGACAAGGTGGTGGTCACGGTGGACCAGCACGGCAACACGTCGGCCGCATCCATTCCCCTGGCGCTCGACCATGCTGTGCGCTCCGGCCAGGCCCGCCCCGGCCAGAACCTGCTGCTCGAAGGCGTGGGTGGCGGCTTCACCTGGGGCGCCGTGCTGCTCACGCTCTGA
- the fabD gene encoding ACP S-malonyltransferase — MTTKNFAFVFPGQGSQSVGMLDAWGGHSAVAEAVQEASDALGEDIGRLIHEGPKETLALTTNTQPVMLVAGVAAWRVWLAEGGAQPAALAGHSLGEYSALVASGVLTLSQAAPLVRLRAAAMQEAVPVGMGAMAAILGLESAKVVEGCAQATAAFGAGSADVVEAVNFNDPAQTVIAGTKAGVEKACEMLKAAGAKRALPLPVSAPFHSSLMKPAAEKLREALAGLSLAAPRIPVVNNIDVAVAQEADAIRDALYRQAFGPVRWVECVGALKARGATHVIECGPGKVLTGMAKRIDATLVAGSVYDPASLQETRELLA, encoded by the coding sequence ATGACCACGAAGAACTTCGCATTCGTCTTTCCCGGACAGGGATCGCAATCCGTCGGCATGCTCGACGCCTGGGGCGGCCATTCCGCCGTGGCCGAAGCCGTCCAGGAGGCCTCCGACGCACTCGGCGAGGACATCGGCCGCCTGATCCATGAAGGCCCCAAGGAAACCCTGGCGCTGACCACCAACACCCAGCCCGTGATGCTGGTCGCCGGTGTGGCGGCCTGGCGCGTGTGGCTCGCGGAAGGCGGCGCGCAACCCGCTGCGTTGGCCGGCCACTCCCTGGGCGAATATTCCGCCCTGGTGGCCTCCGGCGTGCTCACACTGTCGCAGGCGGCTCCGCTGGTGCGGCTGCGCGCCGCCGCCATGCAGGAGGCCGTGCCCGTGGGCATGGGTGCCATGGCCGCCATCCTCGGGCTCGAATCGGCCAAGGTGGTGGAAGGCTGCGCCCAGGCCACCGCGGCCTTCGGCGCGGGCAGCGCGGATGTCGTCGAGGCCGTGAACTTCAACGACCCCGCCCAGACCGTCATCGCCGGCACCAAGGCGGGCGTCGAAAAGGCCTGTGAAATGCTCAAGGCCGCGGGCGCCAAGCGCGCGCTGCCCCTGCCCGTGTCCGCGCCGTTCCACTCCAGCCTCATGAAACCGGCCGCCGAGAAGCTGCGCGAGGCACTGGCCGGCCTGTCCCTGGCCGCTCCCCGCATTCCCGTGGTCAACAACATCGACGTGGCAGTGGCGCAGGAGGCGGACGCGATCCGCGATGCGCTCTACCGCCAGGCCTTCGGGCCCGTGCGGTGGGTGGAGTGCGTCGGCGCGCTCAAGGCACGGGGTGCCACCCACGTGATCGAGTGCGGCCCCGGCAAGGTGCTCACGGGCATGGCCAAGCGCATCGACGCGACCCTGGTGGCCGGCTCCGTGTACGACCCCGCATCCCTGCAGGAAACCCGCGAACTGCTGGCCTGA
- the fabG gene encoding 3-oxoacyl-ACP reductase FabG, with protein MTLSNSSGNAARIALVTGASRGIGAAIAAELAARGFRVVGTATTEDGAQRITQALSAHEGCRGAALDVNDAAALDALIDGIVKEQGGLHVLVNNAGITRDQIAMRMKDDDWDAVLDTNLKAVFRACRAVMRPMMKQRYGRIVNITSVVGASGNPGQANYAAAKAGLAGMTRSLARELGSRGITVNCVAPGFIRTDMTAELSEEQHKALQTQIPLGHMGQPSDIAKAVAYLASDDAGYVTGQELHVNGGMYM; from the coding sequence ATGACCCTTTCGAATTCTTCTGGCAACGCCGCCCGCATCGCCCTGGTGACGGGGGCCTCCCGCGGTATCGGTGCCGCCATCGCTGCCGAACTGGCGGCGCGGGGCTTCCGCGTCGTCGGCACGGCGACCACCGAGGACGGCGCGCAGCGCATCACCCAGGCGCTGTCCGCCCATGAGGGCTGCCGGGGCGCCGCCCTCGACGTGAACGACGCCGCCGCGCTGGATGCGCTGATCGACGGCATCGTGAAAGAGCAGGGCGGCCTGCATGTGCTGGTCAACAACGCCGGCATCACGCGCGACCAGATCGCCATGCGCATGAAGGACGACGACTGGGATGCCGTGCTCGACACGAATCTCAAGGCGGTGTTCCGTGCCTGCCGTGCCGTGATGCGGCCGATGATGAAGCAGCGCTATGGGCGTATCGTCAACATCACGAGCGTGGTGGGCGCCTCCGGCAATCCGGGCCAGGCCAACTACGCCGCAGCCAAGGCGGGCCTTGCCGGCATGACGCGCTCTCTGGCCCGCGAGCTGGGCAGCCGTGGCATCACGGTGAACTGCGTGGCCCCCGGTTTCATCCGCACCGACATGACCGCCGAACTCTCCGAAGAGCAGCACAAGGCCCTGCAGACGCAGATCCCGCTGGGCCACATGGGCCAGCCTTCGGACATCGCCAAGGCCGTCGCCTACCTCGCTTCGGACGACGCGGGTTATGTGACCGGCCAGGAGTTGCATGTCAATGGCGGCATGTACATGTAA
- the acpP gene encoding acyl carrier protein — protein sequence MSDIEARVKKIIAEQLGVEESQVTNEKAFVADLGADSLDTVELVMALEDEFGIEIPDEDAEKITTVQNAIDYANTHQKA from the coding sequence ATGAGCGATATCGAAGCACGTGTCAAAAAAATCATCGCCGAGCAACTCGGCGTGGAAGAGTCGCAAGTCACCAATGAAAAGGCTTTCGTGGCCGACCTGGGTGCCGACTCGCTCGACACGGTGGAGCTGGTGATGGCGCTGGAAGACGAGTTCGGCATCGAGATCCCTGACGAAGACGCAGAGAAGATCACGACGGTCCAGAACGCCATCGACTACGCGAACACCCACCAGAAGGCCTGA
- the fabF gene encoding beta-ketoacyl-ACP synthase II, whose protein sequence is MSRRRVVVTGLGCVSPVGNTVAEAWARILAGQSGIGLITKFDASNFACKIAGEVKDFDLNAYISAKDARTMDSFIHYGIAAAEQAVRDAGLPVDEALDEELATRIGCIIGSGIGGLPLIENTHAELENRGPRRITPFFVPASIINMVAGHVSMRFGFKGPNLSVVTACTTGLHCIGEGARKIEYGDADVIVAGGTESTVSPLGVGGFAAMRALSTRNDDPATASRPWDKDRDGFVLGEGAGVLVLEEYEHAKARGAKIYAELSGYGMSADAGHMTAPSMDGPRRAMLSALRNAGINADEVDYLNAHGTSTPLGDLNETNAIKAALGDHARNMVVSSTKSMTGHLLGGAGGIESVFTVLALHDQKVPPTINIFEQDPECDLDYCANTARDMKMDVAVKNNFGFGGTNGTLVFRRI, encoded by the coding sequence ATGAGCCGTCGTCGCGTCGTCGTGACCGGCCTGGGTTGCGTCAGCCCCGTCGGTAACACGGTGGCGGAAGCCTGGGCCCGAATCCTTGCCGGTCAGTCCGGCATTGGCCTCATCACCAAGTTCGATGCTTCGAACTTTGCCTGCAAGATTGCCGGCGAGGTCAAGGATTTCGACCTGAATGCCTATATCAGCGCCAAGGATGCGCGCACGATGGACAGCTTCATCCACTACGGCATCGCCGCGGCGGAGCAGGCCGTGCGCGATGCGGGCCTGCCTGTGGACGAAGCCCTGGATGAGGAGCTGGCCACCCGGATCGGCTGCATCATCGGCTCGGGCATCGGCGGTCTGCCGCTGATCGAGAACACGCATGCGGAGCTGGAGAACCGCGGCCCGCGCCGCATCACTCCCTTCTTCGTCCCAGCGTCCATCATCAACATGGTGGCGGGGCATGTTTCCATGCGCTTCGGTTTCAAGGGGCCGAATCTCTCGGTGGTCACCGCCTGCACCACGGGCCTGCACTGCATCGGCGAGGGCGCCCGCAAGATCGAGTACGGCGACGCCGACGTGATCGTCGCGGGCGGCACGGAATCCACGGTCTCGCCCCTGGGCGTGGGCGGGTTCGCCGCCATGCGTGCGCTGTCCACGCGCAACGACGATCCCGCCACGGCATCCCGTCCGTGGGACAAGGACCGCGACGGCTTCGTGCTGGGCGAGGGTGCAGGCGTGCTGGTGCTGGAAGAGTACGAGCATGCGAAGGCCCGCGGCGCGAAGATCTATGCCGAACTGTCCGGCTATGGCATGAGCGCGGACGCCGGCCACATGACCGCCCCCAGCATGGACGGCCCGCGGCGTGCCATGCTGTCGGCCCTGCGCAATGCCGGCATCAATGCCGACGAGGTCGATTACCTGAACGCACATGGCACTTCGACGCCCCTGGGCGATCTGAACGAGACCAATGCCATCAAGGCGGCGCTGGGTGACCATGCCCGGAACATGGTGGTGAGCTCGACGAAGTCGATGACCGGGCACCTGCTCGGCGGTGCCGGCGGCATCGAGAGCGTGTTCACCGTGCTGGCGCTGCACGACCAGAAGGTGCCCCCCACCATCAACATCTTCGAACAGGATCCGGAGTGCGATCTGGACTACTGCGCCAATACCGCGCGGGACATGAAGATGGATGTCGCGGTGAAGAACAATTTCGGCTTCGGCGGCACCAACGGCACGCTGGTCTTCCGGCGCATCTGA
- the rpoE gene encoding RNA polymerase sigma factor RpoE — protein sequence MNASLPPPSPADSDLQLVERTVSGDQRAYGLLVVKYQRRIERLIGRMVRDSDLVQDIAQETFLRAYRALHQFRGEAQFYTWLYRIAVNTAKKALMDIKRNPVISENALRGGEDEDETSRIGHELTTDETPETVMAAQEIAAAVNTAMEALPEDLRQAVTLREIEGLTYEEIAEVMQCPIGTVRSRIFRAREAISARVRPLLEKQTGKRW from the coding sequence ATGAACGCTTCCCTGCCCCCGCCTTCCCCTGCCGACAGCGACCTCCAGCTCGTGGAGCGCACCGTGTCCGGCGACCAGCGGGCCTACGGGCTGCTGGTCGTGAAGTACCAGCGCCGCATCGAGCGCCTCATCGGCCGCATGGTGCGCGACTCGGACCTGGTGCAGGACATCGCCCAGGAAACCTTCCTGCGTGCTTACCGTGCGCTGCACCAGTTCCGCGGAGAAGCGCAGTTCTACACCTGGCTCTACCGCATCGCGGTCAACACGGCGAAGAAGGCCTTGATGGACATCAAGCGCAATCCGGTCATTTCCGAGAACGCATTGCGCGGCGGAGAGGACGAGGATGAAACTTCCCGTATCGGACACGAACTAACCACCGACGAAACGCCGGAAACCGTGATGGCCGCGCAGGAGATCGCCGCGGCGGTCAACACGGCCATGGAAGCGTTGCCGGAGGATCTGCGCCAGGCGGTCACGCTGCGCGAGATCGAAGGCCTGACCTATGAGGAAATCGCCGAGGTGATGCAGTGCCCCATAGGAACGGTGCGGTCGAGGATATTCCGTGCCCGGGAGGCGATTTCCGCCCGGGTGCGGCCTTTGCTGGAAAAGCAGACAGGCAAGCGCTGGTGA
- a CDS encoding sigma-E factor negative regulatory protein has protein sequence MKDDPTMREQLSALADGGIGEAEWSDTFAYAQTAEGQEAWAVYHLIGDVLRSPELARPGSAALADSVMARLAREERPAAEVALPDAAVPLVAAVQAQGEAANAAVFRWKMVAGLASLAAVGVLGWSGLSGGLSAGGETRLAAVPSRLEAPAATTLVSATDPAGEPQVMLRDPRLDELLAAHRQYGGASALQMPAGFLRNATFETPQR, from the coding sequence ATGAAAGACGATCCGACAATGCGTGAGCAGCTTTCCGCGCTGGCCGACGGCGGCATCGGCGAGGCCGAGTGGAGCGACACCTTCGCTTATGCCCAGACCGCCGAAGGCCAGGAGGCCTGGGCCGTCTATCACCTGATCGGCGACGTGCTGCGCTCCCCGGAGCTGGCCCGTCCTGGAAGTGCCGCGCTGGCCGATAGCGTGATGGCCCGGTTGGCACGGGAAGAGCGGCCGGCCGCCGAGGTGGCCCTGCCGGACGCTGCGGTCCCGCTGGTTGCTGCCGTCCAGGCCCAGGGCGAGGCGGCGAATGCCGCCGTGTTCCGCTGGAAGATGGTCGCCGGGCTCGCATCGCTGGCCGCGGTCGGCGTGCTGGGCTGGAGCGGCCTGTCCGGCGGGCTGTCGGCCGGTGGCGAAACCCGGCTGGCCGCAGTACCGTCCCGCCTGGAGGCGCCGGCCGCCACGACGCTGGTGTCCGCGACCGATCCCGCAGGTGAACCGCAGGTGATGCTGCGCGATCCGCGCCTGGACGAACTGCTGGCAGCGCACCGCCAGTATGGGGGCGCTTCCGCGCTCCAGATGCCGGCAGGTTTCCTGCGCAATGCCACCTTCGAGACACCCCAGCGCTGA
- a CDS encoding MucB/RseB C-terminal domain-containing protein, translating to MAGLAVWLACAPWPGAWAGTGDSSGSAAARAASSAASAPQVRAEIDDWVERIHRASREQSYRGSFVVWSSAGGMTSSRIWHATDGKVQIERIEALDGSPRTVFRRDDLVRTFLPRAQVVKEERRDMPGLFPHLPQAESSAVLRNYRARFLGSDRVAGQDASILWLEPRDGLRFGYRIWMAQPSGLVVKLQTLGLRGQVLEQAAFSQIDFDTPPTVPQLAAQMDDTRGFRLLAVPLLKTTAREAGWQLSRPVAGFVPGDCYKRDPAVLARMPMPPLQCIFSDGLATVSLFFEPYDAARHAGEPRRMDMGATQTLAQRVGGGSTWLTAVGEVPQETLRQLVEQIEPVR from the coding sequence ATGGCGGGCCTGGCGGTATGGCTGGCATGTGCCCCGTGGCCCGGCGCCTGGGCAGGCACCGGGGACAGCAGCGGCAGCGCCGCGGCCCGGGCTGCATCGTCGGCCGCTTCCGCCCCGCAGGTCCGCGCCGAGATCGACGACTGGGTGGAGCGCATCCACCGGGCATCGCGCGAGCAGAGCTACCGCGGGAGCTTCGTGGTCTGGTCTTCCGCAGGGGGCATGACCAGTTCGCGCATCTGGCACGCCACGGACGGCAAGGTGCAGATCGAACGCATCGAGGCCCTGGATGGCTCGCCGCGCACCGTGTTCCGCAGGGACGATCTGGTGCGCACTTTCCTGCCGCGGGCTCAGGTGGTGAAGGAAGAGCGGCGGGACATGCCGGGCCTGTTTCCCCATCTGCCACAGGCGGAAAGCAGTGCCGTGCTGCGCAATTACCGGGCGCGGTTCCTCGGCAGCGACCGGGTGGCGGGCCAGGATGCCAGCATCCTGTGGCTGGAGCCCAGGGATGGATTGCGCTTCGGCTACCGCATCTGGATGGCGCAGCCGAGCGGCCTGGTCGTCAAGCTGCAGACTTTGGGCCTGCGCGGCCAGGTGCTGGAGCAGGCAGCGTTCTCGCAGATCGATTTCGACACCCCCCCCACTGTGCCGCAGCTGGCGGCGCAGATGGACGATACCCGCGGGTTTCGGCTGCTGGCCGTTCCGCTGCTAAAGACGACAGCGCGGGAAGCCGGGTGGCAGCTGAGCCGGCCCGTGGCCGGGTTCGTCCCTGGCGATTGCTACAAGCGGGATCCGGCCGTGCTGGCCAGAATGCCCATGCCGCCCCTGCAGTGCATTTTCTCGGACGGCCTGGCAACGGTGTCCCTGTTCTTCGAGCCCTACGACGCCGCGCGCCATGCCGGTGAGCCGCGGCGCATGGACATGGGCGCCACCCAGACCCTCGCCCAGCGGGTGGGCGGCGGCTCCACCTGGCTCACTGCCGTGGGCGAGGTGCCGCAGGAGACCCTGCGGCAGCTGGTGGAGCAGATCGAGCCCGTGCGTTGA
- a CDS encoding DegQ family serine endoprotease — translation MFPMPCNPSRFRTLVRSLAAAGAVALVPAGALHAQAATASPTPVVQGLPDFTDLVDQVGPAVVNIRTIEKAPDRSSTNGMDEEMLEFFKRFGLPMPGGPRQQRPQRPDDEQPRGVGSGFILTSDGYVMTNAHVVEGAQEVLVTLTDKREFKAKIVGSDKRTDVAVVKIDATGLPAVKVGDMNRLRVGEWVMAIGSPFGLENTVTAGIVSAKQRDTGDYLPFIQTDVAINPGNSGGPLINMRGEVVGINSQIYSRSGGFMGISFAIPIDEAIRVSDQLRATGRVTRGRIGVQIGQVTKDVAESIGLGKTQGALVTGVETGSPADKAGVEAGDIITRFDGKSIEKISDLPRLVGNTKPGNKSTVTVFRRGATKELPITVAEVEPDDKPAAAAGDRGAKPKASPAALQLGLAAADLTDAQKKELKVKGGVRVTGVTDAAARAGLREGDVILGVANTEVSSMKDFDAVLAKADKSKPINVLFRRGDWTQYAVIRPSR, via the coding sequence ATGTTCCCCATGCCGTGTAACCCATCGCGTTTCCGGACACTCGTCCGCTCCCTCGCTGCCGCCGGAGCCGTCGCCCTGGTCCCCGCCGGTGCGCTGCACGCGCAGGCCGCCACGGCCAGCCCGACGCCGGTGGTGCAGGGATTGCCGGACTTCACCGATCTGGTGGACCAGGTCGGCCCGGCGGTGGTGAACATCCGGACCATCGAGAAGGCGCCCGACCGTTCCTCCACCAACGGCATGGACGAGGAGATGCTGGAGTTCTTCAAGCGCTTCGGTCTGCCCATGCCGGGCGGTCCGCGCCAGCAGCGCCCCCAGCGGCCCGATGACGAGCAGCCGCGCGGCGTGGGTTCCGGCTTCATCCTCACCTCCGACGGCTACGTGATGACCAACGCCCATGTGGTGGAGGGCGCGCAGGAAGTGCTCGTCACGCTGACCGACAAGCGGGAGTTCAAGGCCAAGATCGTGGGCTCGGACAAGCGCACCGATGTGGCGGTGGTGAAGATCGACGCCACGGGGCTCCCCGCGGTGAAGGTCGGCGACATGAATCGGCTGCGCGTCGGTGAATGGGTGATGGCCATCGGCTCGCCGTTCGGCCTCGAGAACACGGTCACCGCCGGCATCGTGAGCGCCAAGCAGCGCGACACGGGCGACTACCTGCCGTTCATCCAGACGGATGTGGCCATCAACCCCGGCAATTCGGGCGGCCCGCTCATCAACATGCGTGGCGAGGTCGTGGGCATCAACAGCCAGATCTACTCGCGTTCCGGCGGATTCATGGGCATCTCCTTCGCCATCCCGATCGATGAGGCGATCCGGGTGAGCGACCAGCTGCGGGCCACGGGGCGCGTCACCCGCGGGCGCATCGGCGTGCAGATCGGCCAGGTCACGAAGGATGTGGCGGAATCGATCGGCCTGGGCAAGACGCAGGGCGCGCTGGTCACGGGCGTGGAAACCGGTTCGCCGGCCGACAAGGCTGGCGTGGAGGCCGGCGACATCATCACCCGCTTCGATGGCAAGAGCATCGAGAAGATCTCCGACCTGCCGCGCCTGGTGGGCAATACCAAGCCCGGCAACAAGAGCACCGTGACGGTGTTCCGGCGCGGGGCCACGAAGGAGCTGCCCATCACGGTGGCGGAGGTGGAGCCCGACGACAAGCCGGCGGCCGCAGCCGGAGACCGCGGCGCGAAGCCCAAGGCATCGCCCGCCGCCCTGCAGCTCGGCCTCGCGGCCGCCGACCTGACGGATGCGCAGAAAAAGGAACTGAAGGTCAAGGGCGGAGTGCGCGTGACGGGCGTGACCGACGCGGCGGCCAGGGCAGGCCTGCGGGAGGGCGACGTGATCCTGGGGGTCGCCAACACCGAGGTCTCCAGCATGAAGGACTTCGATGCCGTCCTGGCCAAGGCAGACAAGTCCAAGCCCATCAATGTGCTGTTCCGCCGGGGTGACTGGACCCAGTACGCCGTCATCCGCCCGAGCCGGTAA